A section of the Rhizobium sp. BG4 genome encodes:
- a CDS encoding ABC transporter permease, whose product MDYYDIFISVLSSTIRLSIPLIFTALAGLFSERAGVFDIGLEGKMLGSAFAAACVAYVTDSAWLGLVAGILCSVALSLVHGFASITNRGNQIISGVAINFFIAGITIVLGQAWFGQGGRTPQLAGEARFSPIILPGADAMREVPVIGPLYANVISGNNILTYLAFVAVPLSWWILYRTRFGLRLRAVGENPGAVDTAGISVTWLRYRAVMCAGILCGFSGTYLAIAQSAAFIKDMSAGKGYIALAALVFAKWKPVPVMFACLLFGFLDALANFMQGKQVPLIGEVPVQIFQALPYVLTCVLLAGFIGVAIPPKAGGVPYTKER is encoded by the coding sequence ATGGATTATTATGACATCTTCATCAGCGTTCTCAGCTCGACGATCCGTCTGTCGATACCGCTGATCTTCACCGCGCTTGCCGGCTTGTTCTCCGAACGTGCAGGCGTCTTCGATATCGGCCTTGAGGGCAAGATGCTGGGCTCGGCCTTTGCCGCCGCCTGCGTCGCCTATGTCACCGATTCCGCCTGGCTCGGCCTCGTTGCCGGCATCCTCTGCTCGGTGGCGCTCAGCCTGGTCCACGGCTTTGCCTCGATCACCAATCGCGGCAACCAGATCATTTCGGGCGTCGCCATCAACTTCTTCATTGCCGGTATCACCATCGTGCTCGGCCAGGCCTGGTTCGGCCAGGGCGGACGCACGCCGCAGCTGGCAGGCGAGGCGCGCTTCTCGCCGATCATCCTGCCGGGCGCCGATGCGATGCGCGAAGTTCCCGTCATCGGTCCGCTCTATGCGAATGTGATTTCAGGCAACAACATCCTGACCTATCTCGCTTTCGTGGCTGTGCCGCTCTCCTGGTGGATCCTCTATCGCACGCGCTTCGGACTTCGCCTGCGTGCCGTCGGCGAAAATCCAGGCGCGGTCGATACCGCAGGCATCTCAGTCACCTGGCTGCGCTACCGCGCCGTCATGTGTGCCGGCATCCTCTGCGGCTTCTCCGGTACCTATCTGGCGATCGCCCAGTCGGCGGCCTTCATCAAGGACATGTCGGCCGGCAAGGGCTATATCGCGCTCGCCGCGCTCGTTTTCGCCAAGTGGAAGCCGGTGCCCGTTATGTTCGCCTGCCTGCTCTTCGGCTTCCTCGATGCGCTGGCAAACTTCATGCAGGGAAAGCAGGTACCGTTGATCGGCGAAGTGCCAGTGCAGATCTTCCAGGCGCTGCCCTACGTCCTCACTTGCGTGCTGCTGGCCGGTTTCATCGGCGTGGCAATCCCGCCGAAGGCCGGCGGCGTGCCCTATACGAAGGAACGTTGA
- the upp gene encoding uracil phosphoribosyltransferase produces MEGVTVIDHPLVQHKLTIMRRKETSTGSFRRLLREISTLLCYEVTRDLELTMETIETPLQTIQSPVLEGKKLVFASILRAGNGLLEGMLDLVPSARVSHIGVYRDHETLQPVEYFFKAPEDISERLIIVVDPMLATGNSAIAAIDKLKERGARNIRFLCLLAAPEGLKNFRAEHPDVPVFTASIDSHLNEQGYIMPGLGDAGDRMYGTK; encoded by the coding sequence ATGGAAGGCGTAACCGTCATCGATCATCCGCTCGTCCAGCACAAACTGACGATCATGCGGCGCAAGGAGACATCGACGGGCAGCTTCCGCCGGTTGCTGCGCGAAATCTCGACGCTGCTCTGCTACGAGGTCACCCGCGATCTCGAGCTGACGATGGAGACCATCGAAACGCCGCTGCAGACGATCCAGTCCCCGGTCCTTGAAGGCAAGAAGCTGGTTTTCGCCTCGATCCTGCGCGCCGGCAACGGCCTGCTCGAAGGCATGCTCGATCTCGTGCCCTCGGCCCGCGTTTCGCATATCGGCGTCTATCGCGATCACGAGACGCTGCAGCCGGTCGAGTATTTCTTCAAGGCGCCCGAAGATATTTCCGAGCGTCTGATCATCGTCGTCGATCCGATGCTGGCCACGGGTAATTCGGCGATCGCGGCAATCGACAAGCTGAAGGAGCGTGGTGCGCGCAATATCCGCTTCCTCTGCCTGCTCGCGGCGCCGGAAGGCCTGAAGAATTTCCGCGCGGAACATCCCGATGTGCCGGTCTTTACCGCGTCGATCGACAGCCATCTGAACGAGCAGGGCTACATCATGCCCGGCCTCGGCGATGCCGGCGACCGCATGTACGGGACGAAGTAA
- a CDS encoding ABC transporter permease, translated as MSTASVPLPRWINYGLIPFLNLLVAFLISGFVVWLIGESPLDALSLLIEGAFGSGEGIGFTLFYATSFIFTGLSVAVAIHAGLFNIGSEGQAYLGGLGCALVALALDNYVPWYVTMPIAVLGAGIFGAAWAFVPAYLQAKRGSHIVITTIMFNYIGAALMVYLLVHVLIVPGKMAPETRTFLDGGQLPKLGWIMEIFGGKLGAAPFNVSFIIALVVAWLVWLLIWRTKLGFEMRTLGVSPTAAAYAGIPYARTVMIAMLLSGALAGMMALNPVMGASARLQVEFVGGAGFVGIAVSLMGRNHPLGIIFAAILFGVLYQGGDWISFEMPNITREMILVIQGLVILFAGALEYMFRPAMVHIYQRLTGK; from the coding sequence ATGAGCACTGCTTCCGTACCCCTACCGCGATGGATCAATTACGGCCTCATCCCGTTCCTGAACCTTCTCGTCGCTTTCCTCATCTCCGGCTTCGTCGTCTGGCTGATCGGCGAGAGCCCGCTTGATGCGCTCTCCCTGCTGATCGAAGGCGCTTTCGGCAGCGGCGAAGGCATCGGCTTCACGCTGTTTTACGCCACGAGCTTCATCTTCACCGGCCTCTCGGTCGCCGTCGCCATCCATGCCGGCCTGTTCAATATCGGCTCGGAAGGTCAGGCCTATCTCGGCGGTCTCGGCTGCGCGCTGGTGGCGCTGGCGCTCGACAATTACGTGCCCTGGTATGTGACGATGCCGATCGCCGTCCTCGGCGCCGGTATCTTCGGCGCTGCCTGGGCCTTCGTCCCGGCCTATCTCCAGGCCAAGCGCGGCAGCCACATCGTCATCACCACGATCATGTTCAACTATATCGGCGCGGCGCTGATGGTGTACCTGCTGGTGCATGTGCTGATCGTCCCGGGCAAGATGGCGCCGGAAACGCGCACCTTCCTCGATGGCGGCCAGCTGCCGAAGCTCGGATGGATCATGGAGATATTCGGCGGCAAGCTTGGCGCTGCGCCGTTCAACGTCTCCTTCATCATCGCGCTCGTCGTCGCCTGGCTCGTCTGGCTGCTGATCTGGCGCACCAAGCTCGGCTTTGAAATGCGCACGCTCGGCGTCAGCCCGACGGCTGCCGCCTACGCCGGCATTCCCTATGCCCGCACGGTCATGATCGCCATGCTGCTCTCGGGCGCACTGGCCGGCATGATGGCACTGAACCCGGTCATGGGTGCGTCTGCCCGCCTGCAGGTCGAATTCGTCGGTGGCGCCGGCTTCGTCGGCATCGCCGTCTCGCTGATGGGCCGCAATCATCCGCTCGGCATCATCTTCGCGGCAATCCTCTTCGGCGTTCTCTATCAGGGCGGCGACTGGATTTCCTTCGAGATGCCGAACATCACCCGTGAGATGATCCTGGTCATCCAGGGTCTCGTCATCCTCTTTGCCGGTGCTTTGGAATACATGTTCCGCCCGGCGATGGTTCACATCTATCAGCGGCTAACGGGCAAGTGA
- the deoA gene encoding thymidine phosphorylase yields MIPQEIIRRKRNGETLSSGEIEAFVTALAKGHLSEGQIGAFAMAVWFEGMTRAETVALTLAMANSGDMLTWEGIDRPIADKHSTGGVGDNVSLMLAPIAAACGLAVPMISGRGLGHTGGTLDKLESIPGYLITPDAALFRKVVKEAGCAIIGQTGTLAPADGKLYAVRDVTATVDSVPLITASILSKKLAAGLQTLILDVKTGSGAFLTDADEAKTLASSLVEVANGAGVKTSALLTDMNEPLADAAGNAVEIWNCLDFLSGKKAGTRLEAIVLAFAAEMLVGSGVAASLADGEVSARQALSSGHAMETFARMVSMLGGPVDFVESPARYLKAAPVQKPVLAPESGWLASCDAREAGMAVIDLGGGRRHPSDRIDHRVGFSGLLPLGTQVEKGQPIAFVHAADDAAAGRAAAAIIANYKISGDKPKLPPVISGRV; encoded by the coding sequence ATGATCCCGCAGGAGATCATCCGGCGAAAGCGAAACGGCGAGACGCTCTCTTCCGGAGAGATCGAAGCCTTCGTCACGGCGCTGGCAAAGGGGCATCTGTCCGAGGGGCAGATCGGCGCCTTTGCCATGGCCGTCTGGTTCGAGGGGATGACCCGGGCCGAGACGGTGGCGCTGACGCTGGCCATGGCTAACTCCGGCGATATGCTGACGTGGGAAGGCATCGACCGCCCCATTGCCGACAAGCATTCGACCGGCGGCGTTGGCGACAACGTCTCACTGATGCTGGCCCCGATCGCGGCAGCCTGTGGCCTTGCCGTGCCTATGATCTCGGGCCGCGGGCTCGGCCATACCGGTGGCACACTGGACAAGCTGGAATCCATACCAGGCTATCTGATCACCCCGGATGCTGCCCTGTTCCGCAAGGTGGTGAAGGAAGCCGGTTGCGCCATCATCGGCCAGACGGGCACGCTAGCCCCTGCCGATGGCAAGCTCTACGCCGTGCGCGATGTGACCGCGACCGTGGACTCCGTCCCGCTGATCACCGCCTCCATTCTGTCGAAGAAGCTTGCTGCCGGATTGCAGACGCTGATCCTCGACGTGAAGACCGGCAGTGGCGCTTTCTTGACGGATGCCGATGAGGCGAAGACGCTGGCAAGCTCGCTGGTCGAGGTTGCCAATGGTGCAGGCGTCAAGACCTCGGCACTGCTGACCGATATGAACGAGCCGCTGGCGGACGCTGCCGGAAATGCCGTCGAAATCTGGAACTGCCTTGATTTTCTGTCCGGCAAGAAGGCCGGCACACGGCTGGAAGCGATCGTGCTGGCTTTTGCTGCCGAGATGCTTGTCGGCAGCGGCGTGGCCGCCTCGCTTGCGGATGGCGAAGTGAGCGCGCGCCAAGCGCTCTCCTCAGGCCACGCGATGGAAACCTTCGCACGGATGGTCTCGATGCTTGGCGGCCCGGTGGATTTCGTCGAAAGCCCCGCCAGATATCTGAAGGCCGCGCCGGTACAGAAGCCGGTGCTGGCGCCGGAGAGCGGCTGGCTGGCAAGCTGTGATGCGAGAGAGGCCGGCATGGCCGTCATCGATCTCGGCGGCGGGCGGCGGCATCCATCCGACAGGATCGACCATCGCGTCGGCTTCTCCGGCCTGCTGCCGCTCGGCACGCAGGTGGAAAAGGGCCAGCCGATCGCCTTCGTCCACGCCGCCGACGATGCGGCCGCCGGACGGGCTGCGGCTGCGATAATCGCGAATTACAAGATATCCGGCGACAAGCCGAAGCTGCCACCGGTCATATCTGGCCGCGTCTGA
- a CDS encoding cytidine deaminase, producing MSHDLFEAARGAMAFAHAPYSKFPVGAAIRAEDGKVYTGANIENLSFPQGWCAEPTAISAMIMGGAKKIVEMAVIAEKLPLCPPCGGCRQKISEFASKDTKIYLCDEVGVKKTMTMEELLPFSFETELG from the coding sequence ATGTCCCACGACCTGTTCGAGGCCGCCCGCGGCGCCATGGCTTTCGCCCACGCGCCCTATTCGAAATTCCCCGTCGGCGCGGCCATCCGCGCCGAGGATGGCAAGGTCTATACCGGCGCCAATATCGAGAACCTCTCCTTCCCGCAGGGCTGGTGCGCCGAACCGACGGCAATCAGCGCCATGATCATGGGCGGCGCCAAGAAGATCGTCGAGATGGCCGTCATTGCCGAGAAGCTGCCGCTCTGCCCGCCCTGCGGCGGCTGCCGCCAGAAGATCTCGGAATTCGCCTCGAAGGACACCAAGATCTATCTCTGTGACGAGGTGGGCGTGAAGAAGACCATGACCATGGAAGAGCTTCTGCCCTTCAGCTTCGAGACCGAACTCGGATGA
- the deoC gene encoding deoxyribose-phosphate aldolase, whose product MTNHTHKETAAVALSLLDLTNLKDDCTEAQIDALCERAQTPFGNSAAICIWPRFVARARTVLGKGHKVRIATVVNFPSGDMEIADVAAETREAIADGADEIDLVIPYRKFLAGNEKAVTDMVSAIRAECGSGTLLKVILETGEIKDPTLIRRASELAIEAGADFIKTSTGKVSVNATLEAADIMIRAIRQSGRKVGFKPAGGIGSVADAALYLSLAETIMTPDWPMPSTFRFGASGLLDDILAVLSGTQPAPAKASSY is encoded by the coding sequence ATGACTAATCACACGCACAAGGAGACGGCGGCAGTCGCGCTCTCCCTGCTCGATCTGACGAACCTCAAGGACGACTGCACCGAAGCGCAGATCGATGCGCTCTGCGAACGTGCGCAGACGCCTTTCGGAAACAGCGCCGCAATCTGCATCTGGCCGCGTTTCGTCGCCCGCGCCCGCACCGTTCTCGGCAAGGGCCACAAGGTCAGGATCGCAACCGTCGTCAACTTCCCGTCGGGCGACATGGAAATCGCCGATGTAGCCGCCGAAACCCGCGAAGCGATCGCCGACGGCGCTGACGAGATCGACCTGGTTATTCCCTACCGCAAGTTCCTGGCGGGCAATGAGAAGGCTGTCACCGACATGGTTTCCGCCATCCGCGCCGAATGCGGCAGCGGCACGCTGCTCAAGGTCATCCTCGAAACCGGCGAGATCAAGGATCCCACGCTTATCCGCCGCGCGTCAGAGCTGGCGATCGAAGCCGGTGCGGATTTCATCAAGACCTCCACCGGCAAGGTTTCGGTCAATGCCACCCTCGAGGCCGCCGATATCATGATCCGCGCCATCCGCCAGAGCGGCCGCAAGGTCGGCTTCAAGCCGGCAGGCGGGATCGGTTCGGTCGCCGACGCAGCACTCTATCTCAGCCTCGCCGAAACGATCATGACGCCGGACTGGCCGATGCCCTCGACCTTCCGCTTCGGCGCGTCCGGCCTGCTCGACGATATCCTGGCGGTCCTCAGCGGCACGCAGCCCGCGCCCGCCAAGGCCTCGAGCTACTGA
- a CDS encoding purine-nucleoside phosphorylase, producing MNAAIDLLVGKLGGLVPRHGIILGSGLGSLVGELENPVRVAYKDLPGFPVSAVSGHAGEVVAGRLGGVPVIMLSGRVHFYEKGDANAMRLPIEVLKGLGVQSLFLTNSAGSLREEMPPGSVMQITDHINYSGINPLIGEESDRRFVGMTNAYDAELTVAMRKAAEKLGIKLSHGVYMWFSGPSFETPAEIRMARILGADAVGMSTVPEVIIARMLGLRVAAASVITNYGAGMTGAELSHDETKDMAPVGGARLAAILKEMVAGGGSNND from the coding sequence ATGAACGCGGCGATCGACCTGCTCGTCGGAAAGCTCGGCGGGCTCGTGCCGCGCCACGGGATCATTCTCGGTTCCGGCCTCGGCTCGCTCGTCGGCGAGCTGGAGAACCCGGTTCGCGTTGCCTACAAGGATCTGCCCGGCTTTCCGGTGAGCGCCGTATCCGGCCATGCAGGCGAGGTCGTTGCCGGCCGTCTCGGCGGCGTACCCGTCATCATGCTCTCGGGCCGCGTGCACTTCTACGAAAAGGGCGATGCCAATGCCATGCGCCTGCCGATCGAGGTTCTCAAGGGCCTCGGCGTCCAGTCGCTGTTTCTGACCAATTCGGCTGGATCCTTGCGCGAGGAAATGCCGCCGGGTTCGGTGATGCAGATCACCGATCACATAAACTATTCCGGCATCAACCCGCTGATCGGCGAGGAAAGCGATCGCCGCTTCGTGGGCATGACTAATGCCTACGATGCTGAGCTCACGGTCGCGATGCGCAAGGCTGCCGAGAAGCTCGGCATCAAGCTGTCGCACGGGGTCTATATGTGGTTCTCCGGGCCGAGCTTCGAAACACCGGCCGAGATTCGCATGGCCCGCATTCTCGGCGCTGATGCCGTCGGCATGTCGACGGTGCCGGAAGTGATCATTGCCCGAATGTTGGGCCTCAGGGTTGCAGCAGCGTCGGTAATCACCAATTATGGGGCCGGCATGACCGGTGCCGAACTCAGCCACGACGAAACGAAAGACATGGCGCCCGTTGGCGGCGCGCGTCTCGCAGCCATCCTCAAGGAAATGGTCGCGGGTGGAGGAAGCAACAATGACTAA
- a CDS encoding TIGR02281 family clan AA aspartic protease → MMRGLCRKDFCFMLMRTVIFASIAAALATQVPSLFLAMSPQPADTPVSANYVSAAPDQAAAPSPIAGSGSMRLQADAQGHFNGDFKINGKPVQGMIDTGATYVALNESLARRLGYGGNQLDFRYAVNTANGQTKAAHVTLDRMEIGGIRVQGVEAFVLRDDALSHTLVGMSFLKKLDSYSVADGALSLKQ, encoded by the coding sequence ATGATGCGCGGTTTATGCAGGAAGGATTTCTGTTTCATGCTCATGCGTACAGTCATTTTCGCGAGCATTGCCGCGGCTCTGGCGACCCAGGTGCCCTCGCTGTTTCTGGCGATGAGCCCGCAGCCGGCCGATACCCCCGTTTCCGCAAATTACGTTTCCGCCGCACCCGATCAGGCTGCAGCGCCCTCGCCCATCGCAGGCAGCGGCAGCATGCGCCTGCAGGCTGACGCCCAGGGCCATTTCAACGGCGACTTCAAGATCAACGGCAAGCCTGTTCAGGGCATGATCGACACGGGCGCGACCTATGTGGCGCTCAACGAAAGCCTTGCCCGCCGTCTCGGCTATGGCGGCAATCAGCTCGACTTCCGCTATGCCGTCAACACCGCGAACGGCCAGACCAAGGCCGCCCATGTCACGCTCGATCGCATGGAGATCGGCGGCATCCGGGTTCAGGGCGTCGAAGCCTTCGTTCTCCGGGATGATGCCCTGTCGCATACGCTTGTCGGCATGAGCTTCCTGAAGAAGCTCGACTCCTATTCCGTCGCCGACGGCGCGCTCAGCCTCAAGCAGTAA